The following proteins are encoded in a genomic region of Musa acuminata AAA Group cultivar baxijiao chromosome BXJ2-11, Cavendish_Baxijiao_AAA, whole genome shotgun sequence:
- the LOC135627272 gene encoding histidine-containing phosphotransfer protein 2-like isoform X1, which translates to MSLMALREQLNGLVNSMFLEGLLDDQFEQLQMLQDESSPGFIAELITLFCGDSERILAELTKLLDQAVVDYQKVDAFVHQLKGSSSSVGAQHVKLACVQFRQFCEEHNKEGCLRALNVVKHEYYLLRGKFDTMLQLEQRIQAYECKQQI; encoded by the exons ATGTCTCTGATGGCGCTGAGGGAGCAGCTCAACGGTTTGGTGAATTCCATGTTCCTCGAG GGCTTGTTGGATGACCAGTTCGAACAGCTTCAGATGCTACAGGATGAGAGTAGTCCTGGCTTCATTGCTGAATTGATCACCTTGTTCTGTGGAGATTCAGAAAGAATACTGGCAGAGCTGACGAAACTGCT GGATCAAGCTGTTGTTGATTATCAAAAGGTAGATGCTTTTGTTCACCAGCTTAAAGGAAGCAGCTCGAG TGTTGGTGCACAACATGTGAAATTGGCCTGTGTTCAATTTCGACAATTTTGCGAGGAGCATAACAAAGAAGG GTGTCTCCGCGCCTTAAATGTGGTCAAGCATGAATACTATCTTCTGCGGGGCAAATTTGACACCATGTTGCAG